DNA from Arthrobacter sp. PvP023:
GGACTCCCCCGGCCGCTGGAACGCCGGGGTATTCAACAGGTATCGCAGGAAGTACAACGCAATGTAGTTGAACATGATGGTCAGGATGACCTCATGGGCCCCGGTGCGGGCCTTCAGCAGGCCAACGAGTCCGCCCCAGATGGCGCCGCCCACGATGCCGGCCACAAGGACCAGCAGCAGGTGCAGGCCCAGCGGCAGGTGCAGTGCGAAACCGACCCAGGCGGCGAGGATGCCGGCCATGATGATCTGGCCCTGGGCACCGATGTTAAACAGGCCTGCCCGGAATGCCAGCGCAACGCCCAGGCCCGCGGTGATCAGCGGGGTGGCGATGGTGAGGGTCTCCATCAGCGGAGCGAACTGCACCGCAACGCTGGAACCGCGGGGGTTGAAGACGGACCCCTGGAACAGCGCGACGTACGAGCGCGTCGCCGCGGTCCAGACAGCCGAGAGGAAGTCCGACGGCCGGGCAAAGAGGTAGCTTGCCGTGGCACCCACCTGCTTGTCCGTGCTGGCAATCAGCAGTCCGCCGAGGATCAGGGCCAGCAGGACGGCCAGCACCGACACCATGCCGCTGCCCGTGAAGATCCGCCGGACCAGGGTGTCCGCCCCGCCCGGAACGGTGCCGCTCTGGGCCGAAACGGGGACAGCCGAAGGCTGCATCGCCCCGCCGGCCGTGTCCAGCGCGGCGGCGGCTGCGGCCTCTTCGGCCGGCGCCTGGGGTTCGGCACGTTGCGGCTCGGGGGCCTGGGCGTCACGGTGGTCCGCCGCGTTTACATCAGCCACGTGTTTGGGATTGTCCTGTTCAGTCACTGGTCGCCTCCTTCGGCACCGGAGGTGGAAGTCTGGACGGGCTGGTGCCCGCTGGTCTTGCTGCCGCCGCTGTGGGCGACATCAGCGTGGGCGGTTTCCGGGGAAAGCCCTGCCATCATCAGGCCCAGGACGTCGCGTCCGGTGCCGGCCGGGACGATACCCACCAGCTTGCCCTTGTAGAGCACGGCGATCCGGTCCGCCAGTTCGATCACTTCATCCAGTTCGGTGGACACAATCATCACCGGCGTGCCCTGGTCCCGTTCAGCCACAATGCGTTTGTGCAGGAACTCGATGGAACCTACATCCACGCCACGGGTGGGCTGGGAAGCGATGAACAGCCTCAGCGGGCGGGACAGCTCCCGTGCCATCACCACTTTCTGCTGGTTGCCGCCGGAGAGGGTCCCTGCGGCCAGCGCCCCGGACGGGGTCCGGACGTCGAACTCGTCGATCCTGGACTTCGCGTTCTCGAGGATCCGGGCAGGGCTCATGCTGATGCCTTTGGCGAATGGCGGCTGGTCATAGCGGTCCAGGACCAGGTTCTCCGCGATGGAGAACGTGCCGATCAGCCCGTCAACGGTCCGGTCCTCCGGGACAAAGCCGACGCCGGCGCCGAGTACTTCCTTGACACTGCGGCCCAGGAGCTCCTCGCCGTCCAGCATGATGGAGCCGTGGACGCGGTCCTGCAGGCCAAGGATGGCTTCCGTCAGTTCGGTCTGGCCATTGCCCTGCACTCCCGCGATGGCCAGGATTTCGCCGCGGGCAATGTCGAAGCTGATTCCGTCCACCACGTGCTGGCCTGTCGGGGCGATCACGGTGAGGTCCTTGACCTTGAACGTGGTTTCCTGCGGCTTGGCCGGGGCCTTGTCCAGGGTCAGGTTGACTGCGCGGCCCACCATCATGGAGGCAAGCTCAGTGGTCGAAGCACCCGGGTCCGCGGTGCCCACCACTTTGCCGCGCCGGATGACCGTGATCGTGTCGGAGACGGCCTTCACTTCGCGGAGTTTGTGGGAGATGAAGACGATGGAGGTGCCGTGGCTTTTCAGCTGGCGCATGATGTCCAGGAGTTCGTCGGTGTCCTGCGGTGTCAGCACGGCGGTGGGCTCGTCAAGGATGAGCACCTTGGCGTCGCGGACCAGGGCCTTGATGATTTCCACGCGCTGCTGGACACCGACGGGAAGATCCTCGATCAGGGCGTCGGGGTCGACGTCGAAACCGTATTTGTCGGAGATCTCCTTGATCTTCCGCCGGGTGTCGTCCAGGTTGAGGAAGCCGCCGGCTTTGGTGGTTTCGGCGCCGAGCGCCACGTTTTCCGCAACAGTGAAGACCGGAACCAGCATGAAGTGCTGGTGCACCATGCCGATGCCCGCAGCCATCGCGTCACCCGGGCCGCGGAAGGTGACGGCCTTGCCGTCCACCAGGATTTCGCCCTCACTTGGCTCGTACAGGCCGTACAGGACATTCATCAGCGTGGACTTGCCAGCGCCGTTTTCACCAAGCAAACAATGAATTTGCCCGGGTTCAACAACCACATCGATGTGATCGTTGGCAACAAGGGAGCCGAAGCGTTTGGTGATCCCTCTGAGTTCAAGTTTCAAAACTCTGACCAATCTCGAAGCGTCCGGAAAATGTGCCCGGACGGGATATGTGGCTGCAGCACCAGCCTAGTGCCTGCAGCCTCTGGCGGAGCGGGCGGCGCAGCCCGGAAAAGCCGACGCTCAACGCAAAGCGCCACCGCCCGGAAGTCAATGACCAACCGGGTGGTGGCGCTTTGCGGAGGGAATTAGGCCTTCGGGCTCGCTGCCGACTCGACCTTCAGCTTGCCGTCGATGATGTCCTTTTTGATCTGTTCCAGTTCGGTCTTCAGTTCCGCGGGAACCTGGGACTCCAGATCGTGGAACGGAGCCAGCTGCACGCCGTCGTTCGCGAGGGTGCCGACATACGGCGTGTTGCTGAACTTGCCGTCCTTGTCTTCCTTCACGACGGTCTCCACTGCTTCGCCCATCTGCTTCATGACGGAGGACAGCATGATGTCCTTGTAGTCAGGGGCGGTGAGGAAGCCGTCGGAGTCAACCCAGATGAGCTTGACGTCCTTGCCTGCCGCCTTGGCTTCCTTGAGTGCTGCGCCTGCTCCCTTGCCGACGGGGCCGGCAACGGGCATCACGATGTCTGCGCCCTGGTCCAGGAAGTTCTGGGTCAGCTGCTTGCCCTTGTCCTGCTTTTCGAAGTCGCCGGTGAAGCTGCCGTCCTGCTTCGCCTTGTCCCAGCCAAGGATCTTGACGTCCTTGCCCTTCTGTTCGTTGTAGTACTTCACACCGTCGGCGTAGCCGTCCATGAAGATGGTGACCGTGGGGATCTTGATGCCGCCGAAGGTTGCCACCGTTCCGGTCTTGGTGGAGCCTGCCGCCAGGTAGCCGGCCATGAAGGCAGCCTGGGCGGTGTCGTAGATGATCGGCTTGACGTTGCTGATGGGGGTCTCGTAGCCGAAGTCGATGATGGCGAAGTGGCTGTCCGGGTTGGCCGTGGCCTGTGCCTTGGTGGCATCGCCGAGGAGGAAGCCGACCGTGACGGTCAGGTCGCAGCCTGCGGTGACCATGGCGCGGAGGTTCGGCTCGAAGTCGTTGTTGGTCTTGGACTCGACCTGGTTGACCTTGATCCCGAGATCCTTTTCGGCCTTCTTCAGGCCTTCGTAGGAGGACTGGTTGAACGACTGGTCGTCGAATCCACCCGAGTCGGACACGATGCAGCCCGTGTAGTCGCTGGCGGTGGCGCTGGCGGTGCTGCCCGCTTCCGGGGCAGCACCGCAGCCGGTCAGCAGCAGAGCGGCCGCCCCGGCGGTGGCAACTCCGGTCATTGAACCGCGCTTGAGGGTTGCACGCAGTGAGTTCTTCAATTTTCCTCCAGGAACAAAGAGATAGGCGCTACGACGGGAGTTCAATGAGTGTCCGTTTCGAATGCTCCACACTGAAATTCTGTTTTCACTGATGGTTTCGCAGCACTGCGCCGAGGCGCACTGATGACAGCTACTGTAGTGGCCTGGAACACGTCCGGGCACCACGCCGCCACCCAAGCGAGGAGATTGTTGAGAACTTGTTACCTACCGGTAGCCGCCACCGCAAGTCACGTCCATTTCCCTAGATTCGGACCAGCATTTTCCCGGTGTTGGCGCCGTCGAGGAGGTCCATAAAAGCCTGCGGGGCATTTTCCAGGCCGTCCACGACTGTCTCGTCGTAGCGCACGGTGCCGTCAGCAACCCAGGCGGACACAGTCTGTACGAACTCATCCATGTGCTGCCAATAGCCGCCGACCAGGAATCCCTTGAGGGTCAGCTGCTTGCCAATGGCCTGCATGAGGTTACGGGGGGCGGCAGACGGTTCGGTCGAGTTGTACTGCGCAATGGCGCCGCACATGGCCACGCGGCCGCCCACCGTGAGTGCAGACAGTGCTGCTTCAAGGTGTTCACCGCCGACGTTGTCGAAGTACACGTCGATCCCGCGCTCCCCCGCTGCCGCTGCGAGCTGCCCGGCAACCGGGCCGTCGTTGTAGTTGAACGCGGCGTCGAAGCCAAGCTCCAGCAGCCGCGCCACCTTTTCCGGCGACCCCGCACTGCCGATAACCCGGGACGCGCCCATCGCCTTGGCAATCTGTCCCACGAGCGAACCGACCGCACCCGCGGCGCCGGAAACAAAGACCACTTCTCCGGGCTTGAAATCAGCAACCTTCAGGAGGCCCGCGTAAGCCGTCAGGCCGGTCATGCCCAGGGCTCCGAGGAATGCCGACGCGGGCGCCAGGTCGGTATGCGCCAGGGATGTGGCCGCGGCATCAAGCACCGCGAATTCGCGCCAGCCGAGTGAATGCACGACGACGTCCCCCACCTTGCGTTCCTCGGACCGGGACGCGATCACCTCACCGACGGCGCCGCCGTCGAGCGCTGCATCCAGCGCAAACGGCGCTGAATAGGACTTGACGTCGTTCATGCGGCCGCGCATGTAGGGATCGACGGAGATGAACTGGTTGCGGACCAGGACCTGGCCGTCCTGCAGTTCCGGGAGCTCCGACTCGGCCAGACGGAAGTTCTCCGGGACGGGCCGGCCGTGCGGGCGGGATGCCAGCTGGATCTCTCGGGTTGTCCGGGGAAGGGTTGTGGTGTTGGCGTTCATGCGGCCACCTCCAGAATCTTGATGTCTACGTTGATGTTGCCGCGGGTGGCGTTGGAATAGGGGCAGATCTGGTGCGCCTTGGCCACCAGCGCCTCCGCCGTCGCCAGGTCCAGGGCGGGCAAGGCAATTTCGAGTTCAGCGGCCAGGCCGTAGCCCACACCGTCCCCAAGTGCACCGAAGTGGATCTTCGCTGCCACTGCGGAGTCCGTCAGGTCGGCCTTTTCTTGACGGCCCACCAGGCGCAGGGCTGAGTGGAAGCACGCGGCGTACCCGGCAGCGAACAGCTGTTCGGGGTTGGTGCCCTGGCCGTTGCCGCCCAGTTCAACCGGGCTGGCCAGGGTGACGTCAAGCCTGCCGTCCTTAGTGCGGGCGTTCCCGTCCCGTCCTTCGCCCGAGGCGAGTGCTTCAGCTGTATAGAGAGTCTTCACGTGGTTCCGTTCTGTTGGATGGAAATTCTGTTCGACCGAAACCCTGCTAGCGGGAGGAGTGGAGGGCCGCCGTGAGCCTGCCCAGGGTTTCCCGGAGCTGGTCGAGCTCTGCCGCGGACAGGCCGGCGGCATCTGCGAGCTGCTGGGGAATGGCTGTGGCCCGGGCGCTCAGTGCGGTGCCGGAGTCCGTGAGGAAGACCTCCACCCGGCGCTCATCCTCGGCCGAACGCCGCCGCTCCACCAGCCCCAGCGATTCGAGTCTTTTCAGCAACGGGGAGAGGGTGCCCGAGTCCAGGCCCAGCTCCTCCCCCAGTTCGCGGACGCTGCGGGGCTGCTCTTCCCAGAGCACCAGCATGACGAGGTACTGGGGATAGGTCAGGCCAAGCTCATCCAGCATGGGCCGGTACACAGCCGTGGCCGCCTTCGATGCGGAGTAGAGCGCAAAGCACACCTGGCGGTTGAGTCTGGGAGCGTCGGTCATATCAAAAACGATATCGCACAATTAAATTGTGCACAACTTATCCGCCGGCTAAAACACGAACGGACAGTTAGGGCCCCGGTTCGGGGCCTCAACTGTCCGTTCGCGCCCGGGGTGGGGCTAGAGGTCGCGGATGGTGCGGAGCGCTGCCGCGGTGAGGACCTGGATGCCGTACCCCAGGGCACGCTCGTCCAGGATGTAATCGCCCCGGTGAAGGTCGTACTCCTCGCCGCCGGGAGTCTTGGTGCCAAGCCGCATCATCGCGCCCGGCAGCTCGGCCAGGAACCAGGCGAAATCCTCCCCGCCCATGGACTGGGGCGTGAGGACCACGGCACTTTCAGCGATTTCAGCGCGCGCGGCTGCCTCGATGATGGCCGTCTCATGTTCGGAGTTGACCACCGGCGGAACGCCCCGGGTGTGCTCCAGCCGGACGTCCACGTTGTAGGGCCCGGCAACCTGATGGACCACTTCGTCCAGGAGTTCGCCTGCGCTGTGCCAGGCGTCGCGGTCCAGGCAGCGCATGGTGCCTGCCATATAGCCCGTGCCCGGAATGGCATTCGGCGCGGAGCCGGCCGAGATGTGTCCCCACACCACGGAGACGCCGCTGCGAACGTCCACGCGGCGGGACAGCACGGCCGGCACGTTGACGGCGATCTGCGCCAGCGCGAAAACGAGGTCCTCGGTGAGATGGGGTCGAGAGGTGTGGCCGCCGCGTCCGGACAGCTCAATCCTGATGGTGTCCGACGCCGAGGTGATGGCACCGATCCGGGTTCCGATCTTGCCCACCTCGATACGCGGATCGCAGTGCAGGGCAAGGATGCGCGGCACGCCGTCGAGCACGCCCTGCTCGATGCAGGAGTGCGCTCCGCCGGGCATGGTCTCCTCGGCAGGCTGGAAAATGATCCGGACCGTGCCCCCCAGCGGGGATTCCTGGTGCATGCGGTGCAGCACGAGGGCGATCCCCAGCATGGTGGTGGTGTGCACATCGTGCCCGCAGGCATGGGTGACACCGTGGTTCTTGGACGCGAACGGAAGCCCGGTTTCCTCAATGATAGGGAGGGCGTCGATGTCCCCGCGGAGGGCGGTGGCAATGGGGCCCTCACCGACGTCGACGGTGAGGCCCGTGCCTTCAAGCCGGCGCGGCCTAAGCCCGGCGGCCTCAAGCCGTTCCGCCAGCTTGTTCGTGGTCCGGAACTCCTTGAAGGACAGTTCAGGATGCGCATGGAGGTCACGGCGGAAATCGATCAGTTCCGGCAGCAGCGGCTCCAGCCACGGCCCCACGAGGGCGGTGGGCTCGGCTTCAGTAGTGTAATTGCGCACAAAACAACTCTAGCGAGGCTGCCCCGAATACCCGCATCAGCGTCGGAGGTTACGTATCCGGGAGCCGGCTCCCGGCGTCTGGAACGGCTCAGCCCAGTCTTCCCGGCGGGTGCCGGTGAGACTGGGCTGAATAGGGTTTGCCGGGTCCGTTCTAGAGGACGTCGGTGTCGCCGCTGGCCTTGAGCGCGTCCACGGCTGCTTTGACCCGCTGGGAGTGCGCCATGGTGGTGACCAGCAAGGCGTCCGGAGTGTCAACGATGACAACGTCCTTGATGCCGATCAACGCGATGACGCGCTTGGTGTCCGTGACAACCACACCGCTGGCGTTTTCGGTGAACACGCGGGCGCCTTCACCGAGGACGGTCACATCGTCCACTTCCTTCGCACTGTTGAGCCGGCCCACGGAGGCAAAGTCGCCGACGTCGTCCCAACGGAAAGTTCCCGGCACGACGGCGACGTCCCCGGCAGCTGCGGCAGGCTCTGCCACCGCATAGTCGATGGCGATCTTCGGCAAGGTGGGCCAGACACGGGCGGTAACCTCGTCGCGCTCCGGAGTGTCCCAGGCCTGCGCGATTTCCGTGAGCCCCTTGAAGAGCTCAGGCTGGTTCGCTTCGAGGTGCTTCAGCATCAGCGACACCGGAGCAACGAACATACCCGCGTTCCAGACGTACTCTCCGCTGTCCACGTACTGCTGGGCAACGTCCTCGCTGGGCTTTTCCACGAATTCCACTACGGCCTGCGCGCTCGGGGCGTTCGCAATCGACAGCTTCTGGCCCGCACGGATGTAGCCGAATCCGGTGGACGGGTGCGTGGGCTTGATGCCGATAGTGACGATCTTGCCGGCCGCAGCCGTATGGATGGCCTCGCGCACCGCGTCCTGGAAGAGGTCGTCGGGGCTGATCACCTGGTCCGCGGCGAAGGAGCCCATGATGATCTCCGGATCCCGCTGGTACAGGATGGCGGCCGCGAGTCCGATGGCCGCGCCGGAGTCCTTGGGCTCGCTTTCCAGCACCAGGTCGGACTCCTGGATCTCCGGGAGCTGGCTGCACACGGCATTCCGGTGGGCAACGCCGGTAACAACCAGCACGCCTTTACCGGCAAGCGGTTCCAGTCGGTCGTAGGTCGCCCGCAGCAGCGTGCTGCCTGAACCGGTGAGATCGTGAAGAAATTTAGGGGCTGCTGCACGTGACAGGGGCCAGAGGCGGGTCCCCACTCCGCCTGCAGGAATTACCGCAATAAAACGGTCCAGCGGTGAATTCCGGCTTGTCACTATGTCTGTACTCATCACGGCCTACTTTAGCCGACCACCGCCCCGACACCGGCAGATGCGCTTTGGCCGACGCCCCCGGGACAGCCACAATGTGGCGTTCGTCTCAAAAATGCGCAAAAACCGCGCGGGGAGGCGTCACCAAGGAGTTCCTGAATTGAATAAGCTGTGAGCGAAGCCTAGATTTAGGCTTGAGCTTACGAGTGCTCTCGCAGCAGGCGTTCCCCCCGCGTGGATCCCATGCCAGCGCCGCTGTGTTGCAGGGAGGTTTATTCAGTGCCGACAAAACCAGCTGGCACCTTGTACCGCGGCCGTGAAGGCATGTGGTCCTGGGTTGGACACCGCATTACCGGTGTAGTGATTTTCTTCTTCTTGTTGGTCCATGTGCTGGACACCTCATTGGTGCGCGTGTCCCCCGAGGCATACACCGCCGTGATCGGCGCCTACAAGAACCCCCTGATGGCCCTGGGTGAAACGGGCCTTGTCGCAGCGATCGTGTTCCACGCCTTCAACGGCCTGCGGATCATCGCCGTCGACTTCTGGAAGAAGGGCGCGAAGTACCAGCGCCAAATGCTGTGGACGGTCCTGATTCTCTGGGTCATCGTCATGGTGGGCTTCTCCATCCG
Protein-coding regions in this window:
- a CDS encoding NADP-dependent oxidoreductase — translated: MNANTTTLPRTTREIQLASRPHGRPVPENFRLAESELPELQDGQVLVRNQFISVDPYMRGRMNDVKSYSAPFALDAALDGGAVGEVIASRSEERKVGDVVVHSLGWREFAVLDAAATSLAHTDLAPASAFLGALGMTGLTAYAGLLKVADFKPGEVVFVSGAAGAVGSLVGQIAKAMGASRVIGSAGSPEKVARLLELGFDAAFNYNDGPVAGQLAAAAGERGIDVYFDNVGGEHLEAALSALTVGGRVAMCGAIAQYNSTEPSAAPRNLMQAIGKQLTLKGFLVGGYWQHMDEFVQTVSAWVADGTVRYDETVVDGLENAPQAFMDLLDGANTGKMLVRI
- a CDS encoding MarR family winged helix-turn-helix transcriptional regulator, whose product is MTDAPRLNRQVCFALYSASKAATAVYRPMLDELGLTYPQYLVMLVLWEEQPRSVRELGEELGLDSGTLSPLLKRLESLGLVERRRSAEDERRVEVFLTDSGTALSARATAIPQQLADAAGLSAAELDQLRETLGRLTAALHSSR
- a CDS encoding mannose-1-phosphate guanylyltransferase; translated protein: MSTDIVTSRNSPLDRFIAVIPAGGVGTRLWPLSRAAAPKFLHDLTGSGSTLLRATYDRLEPLAGKGVLVVTGVAHRNAVCSQLPEIQESDLVLESEPKDSGAAIGLAAAILYQRDPEIIMGSFAADQVISPDDLFQDAVREAIHTAAAGKIVTIGIKPTHPSTGFGYIRAGQKLSIANAPSAQAVVEFVEKPSEDVAQQYVDSGEYVWNAGMFVAPVSLMLKHLEANQPELFKGLTEIAQAWDTPERDEVTARVWPTLPKIAIDYAVAEPAAAAGDVAVVPGTFRWDDVGDFASVGRLNSAKEVDDVTVLGEGARVFTENASGVVVTDTKRVIALIGIKDVVIVDTPDALLVTTMAHSQRVKAAVDALKASGDTDVL
- a CDS encoding organic hydroperoxide resistance protein — its product is MKTLYTAEALASGEGRDGNARTKDGRLDVTLASPVELGGNGQGTNPEQLFAAGYAACFHSALRLVGRQEKADLTDSAVAAKIHFGALGDGVGYGLAAELEIALPALDLATAEALVAKAHQICPYSNATRGNINVDIKILEVAA
- the sdhC gene encoding succinate dehydrogenase, cytochrome b556 subunit; this translates as MPTKPAGTLYRGREGMWSWVGHRITGVVIFFFLLVHVLDTSLVRVSPEAYTAVIGAYKNPLMALGETGLVAAIVFHAFNGLRIIAVDFWKKGAKYQRQMLWTVLILWVIVMVGFSIRHLSLAFGGH
- a CDS encoding ABC transporter permease, whose protein sequence is MTEQDNPKHVADVNAADHRDAQAPEPQRAEPQAPAEEAAAAAALDTAGGAMQPSAVPVSAQSGTVPGGADTLVRRIFTGSGMVSVLAVLLALILGGLLIASTDKQVGATASYLFARPSDFLSAVWTAATRSYVALFQGSVFNPRGSSVAVQFAPLMETLTIATPLITAGLGVALAFRAGLFNIGAQGQIIMAGILAAWVGFALHLPLGLHLLLVLVAGIVGGAIWGGLVGLLKARTGAHEVILTIMFNYIALYFLRYLLNTPAFQRPGESNPISPILDPTAVYPQIFGTQYRLHLGFVLAIAATVFVWWLLNRSTVGFEFRAVGANPKAALTAGINVPRATVLVMAIAGALAGLSGVAQVAGTEKVLTDGVAATYGFDAITVALLGRSTPWGTFAAGLLFGAFRAGAVQMQIQTGTPIDIVLVVQSLIVLFIAAPPLVRALFGLNPRKKKAAAAGKSTTAATTGGAA
- a CDS encoding amidohydrolase gives rise to the protein MRNYTTEAEPTALVGPWLEPLLPELIDFRRDLHAHPELSFKEFRTTNKLAERLEAAGLRPRRLEGTGLTVDVGEGPIATALRGDIDALPIIEETGLPFASKNHGVTHACGHDVHTTTMLGIALVLHRMHQESPLGGTVRIIFQPAEETMPGGAHSCIEQGVLDGVPRILALHCDPRIEVGKIGTRIGAITSASDTIRIELSGRGGHTSRPHLTEDLVFALAQIAVNVPAVLSRRVDVRSGVSVVWGHISAGSAPNAIPGTGYMAGTMRCLDRDAWHSAGELLDEVVHQVAGPYNVDVRLEHTRGVPPVVNSEHETAIIEAAARAEIAESAVVLTPQSMGGEDFAWFLAELPGAMMRLGTKTPGGEEYDLHRGDYILDERALGYGIQVLTAAALRTIRDL
- a CDS encoding ABC transporter ATP-binding protein, which encodes MKLELRGITKRFGSLVANDHIDVVVEPGQIHCLLGENGAGKSTLMNVLYGLYEPSEGEILVDGKAVTFRGPGDAMAAGIGMVHQHFMLVPVFTVAENVALGAETTKAGGFLNLDDTRRKIKEISDKYGFDVDPDALIEDLPVGVQQRVEIIKALVRDAKVLILDEPTAVLTPQDTDELLDIMRQLKSHGTSIVFISHKLREVKAVSDTITVIRRGKVVGTADPGASTTELASMMVGRAVNLTLDKAPAKPQETTFKVKDLTVIAPTGQHVVDGISFDIARGEILAIAGVQGNGQTELTEAILGLQDRVHGSIMLDGEELLGRSVKEVLGAGVGFVPEDRTVDGLIGTFSIAENLVLDRYDQPPFAKGISMSPARILENAKSRIDEFDVRTPSGALAAGTLSGGNQQKVVMARELSRPLRLFIASQPTRGVDVGSIEFLHKRIVAERDQGTPVMIVSTELDEVIELADRIAVLYKGKLVGIVPAGTGRDVLGLMMAGLSPETAHADVAHSGGSKTSGHQPVQTSTSGAEGGDQ
- a CDS encoding BMP family protein, which codes for MTGVATAGAAALLLTGCGAAPEAGSTASATASDYTGCIVSDSGGFDDQSFNQSSYEGLKKAEKDLGIKVNQVESKTNNDFEPNLRAMVTAGCDLTVTVGFLLGDATKAQATANPDSHFAIIDFGYETPISNVKPIIYDTAQAAFMAGYLAAGSTKTGTVATFGGIKIPTVTIFMDGYADGVKYYNEQKGKDVKILGWDKAKQDGSFTGDFEKQDKGKQLTQNFLDQGADIVMPVAGPVGKGAGAALKEAKAAGKDVKLIWVDSDGFLTAPDYKDIMLSSVMKQMGEAVETVVKEDKDGKFSNTPYVGTLANDGVQLAPFHDLESQVPAELKTELEQIKKDIIDGKLKVESAASPKA